The genomic interval TGCCGCTTTTGGGTTGCAACGGGAGAAGAGCCGCCGAAAGACGGCGGCCTTACCCGCTTGACGTGGAGCGGACAGCAATTTTTCAGGATGTTGAGGTACGTGTGGACAGTACCTGCAGATATGTATCGTAAAGACGCGTGACGGACAATATTATTTTTACTGAACGAATATATAATGATCGTTTTATTGCGCATCCTGCCTGCGAAAAAGAGCTGTTTTGGCATATGCTGCGTAGCGCGATTTTGTTTGCATGGCGAAATATTAACGAAATAAATTAAAAATAATTTTTGGTCACTTTATTTTGTAGCGATATTTAGAAAATATAATGAGTGTAACGCGCGGATCGCGGCGAAAAAACGCCGCATCACCCTCTCCGTACCAGATGTCGGCGAGATGTCGAAGAGAGAAGGGGGAGCGGGATCAGATTTGGCTTTTGGGCGTGCGCGTCAGCAGACCGTCCAGAGCGCTGACGGCCTCTCCGCCGTCCAGGCCTTGACGCCCGGCCAGCCGGGGCAGGTTGTCCACCGCGTCGCAGGACCGCACATAGACCGGCTCCAGGTCTTGAGGAAAGTAATCCCCGTGCCGGGCCAGCAGGCAGAGGGCCGGGATGTCCGGGTTGGTCAGTTCCGGCATCACGCAGGCTTCCGCAGCGCCGGCGGGGCCTGAGCCCGTCCGGGCGGGCGTGAAGAGCGCGGCGTTGCGGATCAGGCCGCTGCCGCAGACGTGGCCCGGCCGCGCGGCAATGCGGCGTAAAGCCTCATCAGGCGGGCAGAGCTCCACGGCTTCCAGCGGCTGGGCCGGAATCTGCGGGCCGTAGGCGACAAAGGGCTGGCAGTGGACCTGATTGCGGCGGGCATGGGTCAGCACCCAGAGCGGCGCGCCGTAGAGCAGGGCGCGTCGGAGCACCGCGCTGGTGGCCAGGGCCTGCATATAGTCCAGCCCGGCCAACCGGGCGTGCCCCGTGCGGCGCAGGGCAGCCGCCGTGGTCAGCACCAGGCGGATGCCGGTGAACGAGCCGGGGCCGCGCACGCAGGCGATACGCCGGAAATCCGTCAAACGTACGTCCAGCGCGGCGCAGATATCCCGCAGGGCCGGAGCCAGAATTTCCGTGGCCCGCTCGGCCC from Desulfovibrio porci carries:
- the tsaB gene encoding tRNA (adenosine(37)-N6)-threonylcarbamoyltransferase complex dimerization subunit type 1 TsaB encodes the protein MDAHSTGLELILNAAEGVLQIAVTDNERLLCAQEWRRAERATEILAPALRDICAALDVRLTDFRRIACVRGPGSFTGIRLVLTTAAALRRTGHARLAGLDYMQALATSAVLRRALLYGAPLWVLTHARRNQVHCQPFVAYGPQIPAQPLEAVELCPPDEALRRIAARPGHVCGSGLIRNAALFTPARTGSGPAGAAEACVMPELTNPDIPALCLLARHGDYFPQDLEPVYVRSCDAVDNLPRLAGRQGLDGGEAVSALDGLLTRTPKSQI